A portion of the Thunnus albacares chromosome 5, fThuAlb1.1, whole genome shotgun sequence genome contains these proteins:
- the birc5b gene encoding baculoviral IAP repeat-containing protein 5b, which produces MYVRFLVFAEDMASIDVLATRFYSYDKMYSQDLREQTFADWPFREECNCTPEKMAKAGFVHCPSENEPDVACCFFCLIELEGWEPDDDPWSEHTKRSPNCGFITLKKDFTELTVAEFYHMEKERLRVYVRKICHKKMAYLRDNVDHTHESLKTLLDSI; this is translated from the exons ATGTATGTtaggtttttggtttttgctgaAGATATGGCCAGCATAGATGTATTGGCAACCAGGTTTTACTCATATGACAAAATGTACAGTCAAGATTTACGAGAACAAACTTTTGCAGACTGGCCATTTCGAGAGGAATGTAATTGCACACCTGAAAAG ATGGCCAAGGCTGGGTTTGTCCACTGCCCCAGTGAGAATGAGCCTGATGTTGCCTGCTGTTTCTTCTGTCTGATCGAGCTTGAGGGCTGGGAGCCAGATGATGACCCCTG GTCTGAACACACAAAACGCTCACCTAACTGTGGATTCATAACCTTAAAGAAAGACTTCACGGAGCTAACGGTGGCTGAATTCTATCACATGGAAAAAGAGAGGCTGAGGGTCTACGTT agaAAGATTTGTCATAAGAAGATGGCCTATTTGCGAGATAATGTAGACCATACACATGAGAGCCTTAAAACCCTGTTGGACTCTATATGA